In a single window of the Bacillus clarus genome:
- a CDS encoding SDR family NAD(P)-dependent oxidoreductase: MKILITGGAGFIGSHLALKLLAQGKQVVLLDNFHSYYAKSRKQFQLAQVQRYGNVPFYECDILYKEDVKAVMQQEKVDGVIHLAGFPGVRPSLEMPGAYVDINIKGTSNVLTCAGEENVKHVIVASSSSVYGEQTGIPLQEEMANGRVLSPYAASKYGAESLCHAYQYMYGFQLNILRFFTVYGPWGRPDMAIASFIRKLLNEEEIVVYGKGTGRDYTYIDDITEGIALTLESNKSDVYNLGSNAPILMSELLTGLEKHFPLMRVRREAHRKGDVTSTWADISKAKEQLGYEPRVSFAEGLERTIAWAKQHPDTV; this comes from the coding sequence ATGAAAATATTAATTACTGGAGGAGCAGGTTTTATTGGAAGTCACCTTGCTTTGAAACTGTTAGCACAGGGAAAGCAAGTCGTACTACTTGATAATTTCCACTCCTATTATGCAAAATCAAGAAAACAGTTTCAGCTTGCACAAGTTCAACGATATGGAAATGTTCCATTTTACGAGTGTGATATTTTGTACAAAGAAGATGTGAAAGCTGTTATGCAGCAAGAGAAGGTTGATGGAGTTATTCATTTAGCCGGGTTTCCAGGTGTGAGACCATCGCTCGAAATGCCCGGTGCTTATGTTGATATTAATATAAAAGGGACAAGCAACGTATTAACATGTGCGGGAGAAGAAAATGTAAAACATGTCATTGTGGCATCATCATCTTCTGTATATGGAGAGCAGACGGGAATACCTTTGCAGGAGGAAATGGCAAACGGTCGTGTTTTATCCCCTTATGCGGCATCAAAATATGGAGCGGAATCGCTTTGCCATGCTTATCAATATATGTATGGATTTCAACTAAATATTTTACGTTTTTTTACTGTATACGGTCCATGGGGGCGTCCTGATATGGCAATAGCAAGCTTTATTCGAAAATTGTTAAATGAAGAAGAAATTGTTGTATATGGAAAAGGGACAGGCCGGGATTACACATATATTGATGATATTACAGAAGGAATTGCTCTTACATTAGAATCGAATAAAAGTGATGTATACAATCTAGGATCGAATGCACCAATTTTAATGAGCGAATTACTTACAGGGTTAGAGAAACATTTCCCACTTATGCGTGTAAGGCGAGAAGCACATCGTAAAGGAGATGTGACATCGACGTGGGCTGATATTTCAAAAGCGAAAGAACAGCTTGGATATGAACCTCGTGTATCATTTGCAGAAGGGTTGGAACGAACTATTGCTTGGGCGAAACAACATCCGGATACTGTTTAA
- a CDS encoding lysylphosphatidylglycerol synthase transmembrane domain-containing protein: MLGRNNIRILFNLCGIFLLCVFLVISWQSFEASSLWRQLYGLWKHPYTLMFLIVMYGIAFFFRAYAWKLYLHHHITMKEALYGLFYSLFINHVSPLKVGDAVRIAIITKEKKVTLGEATQSVVILRILDLLILGVFGTVGMFILWGNVLLNVPVILACICIGSGTLFLLYKKVPQFVVGQWKQLKAVLFTIQGVIIILLIVMSWVCEAFVIYEIASSLTFIQAVWVNSMTIAGQVFQLTPGGLGTYETVMTFALRALGVGAVAAYEWSLMSHGFKFIFSYGVGAILLVLYPMELRSLVSQKGENIRWKK, encoded by the coding sequence TTGCTTGGGCGAAACAACATCCGGATACTGTTTAATCTTTGTGGTATTTTCTTGTTATGTGTTTTTTTGGTCATATCGTGGCAATCATTTGAAGCGTCTTCTTTGTGGAGGCAACTATATGGATTATGGAAACATCCTTATACCTTAATGTTTCTTATTGTGATGTATGGTATTGCATTTTTCTTTCGTGCATACGCTTGGAAATTGTATCTTCATCATCACATTACAATGAAAGAGGCTTTATATGGATTGTTTTATAGTTTGTTTATTAATCATGTTTCTCCATTGAAAGTAGGGGATGCTGTTCGCATTGCGATCATTACAAAGGAAAAGAAAGTGACGTTAGGAGAAGCGACACAATCAGTTGTTATTCTTCGTATATTAGATTTGCTTATTCTTGGTGTATTTGGAACAGTAGGGATGTTTATACTGTGGGGGAATGTTTTACTGAATGTTCCTGTTATCCTCGCTTGCATATGTATCGGAAGTGGGACGTTGTTTCTTTTGTATAAGAAAGTACCGCAATTTGTAGTGGGGCAGTGGAAGCAATTAAAGGCTGTTTTGTTTACAATACAAGGCGTAATCATTATCTTACTAATTGTAATGAGCTGGGTTTGCGAAGCGTTTGTTATTTATGAAATTGCGAGTTCGCTTACATTTATTCAAGCAGTTTGGGTGAATAGTATGACCATCGCAGGGCAAGTGTTTCAATTAACACCAGGCGGTCTTGGGACATATGAAACGGTAATGACGTTTGCGCTAAGAGCGCTTGGAGTAGGGGCAGTAGCAGCATATGAATGGTCACTAATGAGTCATGGCTTTAAATTTATATTTTCTTATGGTGTGGGTGCAATCCTGCTCGTCTTATATCCGATGGAGTTGCGTTCACTAGTCAGTCAGAAGGGAGAAAACATCCGGTGGAAGAAGTAA
- a CDS encoding alkaline phosphatase family protein: MEEVKKASKFEKVAARCWNLLNEGKPFTPIFVFGTFLLFSISQFGQPGFISAFFSSFVLIVPLLVLYYLFDFPLFLRNYLWFPFSAYLIVFKMVHLPLFFFALGLYFFFTILFWGTLYYHLRIGTSWLNFTRFWKLVLKNSDSTSGNAQEQMPKFLLLLSLWYYYYDFFKEGGTFSGVDWRTLLIFYGALLIYTLILHRNLFDWQPKAISSYTENILENQEALNEKVVVIVIDGMRKDRFEAAHTPYLDSLRKQGTEFLNMETVYPARTVVCFSSMFTGTYSFEHGIKSNMVWKHGVNVESIFDSLRKVDKTGKMLAVAHLVDAFGDDVETFTAVMKNDVVDSKIMEKARKIMDEQDPDLFIVQLISTDQTGHSRGVLYDEYLQKIHEADQHVKQFIEHLEKTGKAENTTFIICADHGQADGIGGHGHLDEGERFVPFFMYGPHIAQGIKVEEKKSLVSMAPTIAYLLGAPYPSHSRGPVLVEALKEQEKE; the protein is encoded by the coding sequence GTGGAAGAAGTAAAAAAAGCATCAAAGTTTGAAAAAGTTGCAGCCCGTTGCTGGAACTTACTGAATGAAGGAAAACCGTTTACACCTATTTTTGTATTCGGTACATTTTTATTGTTTTCTATCTCGCAGTTTGGACAACCTGGTTTTATTTCAGCATTTTTTAGTAGTTTTGTCCTCATTGTACCTTTACTCGTTTTATATTATTTGTTTGATTTTCCATTGTTTTTAAGAAACTATTTATGGTTCCCGTTTAGTGCATATCTAATTGTATTTAAGATGGTCCATTTGCCATTATTCTTTTTTGCATTAGGATTATATTTCTTCTTTACAATTTTATTTTGGGGAACATTGTATTATCATTTACGAATTGGTACATCATGGTTGAACTTCACACGGTTTTGGAAGCTAGTTTTAAAAAATAGTGATTCTACAAGTGGGAATGCACAAGAACAAATGCCAAAGTTTTTACTACTACTTTCGCTTTGGTATTATTATTACGATTTTTTCAAAGAAGGCGGTACGTTTAGCGGTGTAGATTGGAGAACACTTCTTATATTTTATGGTGCTCTTCTCATATATACGCTTATATTGCATCGTAATTTATTTGATTGGCAGCCAAAAGCAATTTCTAGCTATACGGAAAATATACTTGAAAATCAAGAGGCATTAAATGAAAAAGTAGTTGTAATTGTGATAGATGGTATGCGAAAAGATCGTTTTGAGGCAGCGCATACACCGTATTTAGATTCCCTTCGAAAACAAGGGACAGAGTTTTTAAATATGGAAACTGTATATCCAGCTCGTACAGTTGTATGTTTCTCATCTATGTTTACAGGAACGTATTCATTTGAGCATGGTATTAAATCGAATATGGTTTGGAAGCATGGAGTGAACGTAGAGAGTATTTTCGATTCTCTTCGTAAAGTGGATAAAACAGGGAAGATGTTGGCGGTTGCCCATCTTGTCGACGCGTTTGGCGATGATGTGGAAACATTTACGGCTGTCATGAAAAATGATGTTGTTGACTCGAAAATTATGGAGAAAGCAAGAAAGATTATGGATGAACAAGATCCAGATTTATTTATCGTTCAGCTTATTTCTACAGATCAAACAGGTCATAGCCGCGGCGTACTATATGATGAATATTTACAAAAAATTCATGAAGCAGATCAGCATGTGAAGCAGTTTATTGAGCATTTAGAGAAAACAGGAAAAGCAGAAAATACGACATTTATCATTTGTGCAGATCATGGACAAGCGGATGGGATTGGTGGTCACGGTCATTTAGATGAAGGTGAACGGTTTGTACCATTCTTTATGTACGGTCCTCATATCGCTCAAGGGATAAAAGTAGAAGAGAAGAAGAGTCTTGTTTCTATGGCACCTACAATTGCTTACTTATTAGGAGCGCCGTATCCATCTCATAGTCGTGGTCCTGTATTAGTAGAAGCGCTAAAGGAGCAGGAAAAGGAATGA
- a CDS encoding glycosyltransferase family 2 protein → MKIIVFIPALNEEDSIAHVIQKVPRHFHPNVKVEVLVIDDGSTDRTVAVAKAAGADHIVSFAKNGGLGAAVRAGLQESYRLGADISVMIDADDEYPAAEIPNVLEPIFTGEADYTMGSRFRGTIQGMRLHRRLGNYCFTTLQCLLLRKWIRDGQSGMRAFSRQAMEHGEIIHDYNYAQVITLNLVRKGFRVQEVPITYKVRETGESFISFRKYMTRVFPAIWKEMTRPVEKVTIDYAAHVLTEDKKCS, encoded by the coding sequence ATGAAAATAATTGTTTTTATACCCGCTCTAAATGAAGAGGATTCTATTGCACATGTCATTCAAAAGGTACCGCGTCATTTTCATCCAAATGTAAAGGTAGAAGTACTTGTCATCGATGATGGCTCAACTGATAGAACGGTAGCTGTTGCAAAAGCGGCGGGGGCTGATCACATCGTTTCATTTGCAAAAAACGGAGGACTTGGTGCAGCTGTTCGAGCAGGTTTGCAGGAAAGCTATCGTCTTGGGGCTGACATTAGTGTAATGATTGATGCTGATGATGAGTACCCAGCTGCTGAAATTCCGAATGTACTTGAACCTATCTTTACTGGAGAAGCAGATTATACGATGGGTTCTCGTTTTCGGGGAACCATTCAAGGAATGAGATTACATCGACGCCTTGGAAATTATTGTTTTACGACGCTGCAATGTTTGTTATTGCGAAAGTGGATTCGCGATGGGCAATCAGGTATGCGTGCTTTTTCTAGACAAGCGATGGAGCATGGGGAAATTATTCATGATTATAACTATGCCCAAGTTATTACTTTGAATTTAGTACGAAAAGGCTTTCGAGTACAAGAAGTACCGATTACGTATAAAGTAAGAGAGACAGGCGAGTCTTTCATATCTTTTCGTAAGTATATGACACGTGTGTTTCCAGCGATTTGGAAAGAAATGACA